The Dioscorea cayenensis subsp. rotundata cultivar TDr96_F1 chromosome 16, TDr96_F1_v2_PseudoChromosome.rev07_lg8_w22 25.fasta, whole genome shotgun sequence sequence AACCCATCAACCAAAGGTGGCAAATAGTTTGGGTCCATGTTAGTGTCTACGTTAATGTTCCATATGTTATTAGTACTAGGACTTGCACTCTCATCTCCATTTATGCTTGGATCAAACATGAAGATAGGACATGTATGATGAGATGTTGCAAATATGTTCTCATGTGTCACTGATGActttgctgttgttgttgttgttgcagtTGTTGTTGTGAGGAGAGAGTCAAGCTGGTCAATGGAGGTGTTATAACTCATTTGTACAAGATCCAAACCTGATGGAATTGTGCTCATTgttgttgaagaagatgatgttgctgttgttgctgctcccgctgttgttgttgttgtacttAATGGTTTTCTGATCTTCTTCTTGATCCATGAGTTCCAGTAGTTCTTTATCTCATTATCTGTTCTTCCTGGCAAATGGCTTGCTATATGTGCCCATCTATATATCAAAaccattaataattaattaatgatatattatcatGAGATTAACATTTATActactattaataataatattaatttagattatatatatatatatatacctattgCCAACAAGAGCATGGAGGTTGATGATAAGCTTCTCTTCATCAGGAGTGAACCTGCCTCTCCTGATATCAGGTCTCAAGTAGTTAATCCATCTTAAACGGCAACTCTTCCCACATCTTTGAAGCCCTGCATTCattcaaaaacaatgaatatgaacatgaacatgaatatatatatatataagataaatataaggtgatgatgatgaaggtgAGGAATGAAGGACCAGCTTTCTCAGGGACTTCACTCCAGCAGCCATAGCCATGAGTGGTGACATAGCGAATGagcttttcatcttcttcaggTGACCAGAGACCTCTCTTAACCTTCTGTTGGTTGCAGCAAGAATGGTGACCCATGGCCTTAATTTCTTTAAGACTTGGTAGTAATTGCTATAAGTTATAATTATAGCACTGCCTGCTTAGCTGTTGCTTATTCCTTTCATCTTATATTCTTCTTTGCTTCCATTGTAACattaatatcaaatattaatctTAATCTCATATTAATCTTTTCAGTATATATGTGGTTAATAAATTACCCGACAATGGCACCGGATGGAAGTTGTCATTATCTCTCCCTTAATACTTCTTATCTAACTTTAAAGCGACTCACCATCAGACATGACCACttgttcttctttcttgttagtttgtctctctctctctctctttctctagtGTAAATTAATTAGtgttatatatacacacacacacacacgtatGGAGTAGTTTGACTTATATTGGT is a genomic window containing:
- the LOC120278891 gene encoding transcription repressor MYB6-like — protein: MGHHSCCNQQKVKRGLWSPEEDEKLIRYVTTHGYGCWSEVPEKAGLQRCGKSCRLRWINYLRPDIRRGRFTPDEEKLIINLHALVGNRWAHIASHLPGRTDNEIKNYWNSWIKKKIRKPLSTTTTTAGAATTATSSSSTTMSTIPSGLDLVQMSYNTSIDQLDSLLTTTTATTTTTAKSSVTHENIFATSHHTCPIFMFDPSINGDESASPSTNNIWNINVDTNMDPNYLPPLVDGLGNMGMVGMDEGVLHCCGDDDHGGHETSRDSFGKQDQQQLISDWMDSQHYPGLLFWDTATSVQGHATHATTPHHEHEPLQQTQTNNNILINDSILSTSSSSFPSSL